One segment of Solanum lycopersicum chromosome 1, SLM_r2.1 DNA contains the following:
- the LOC104644330 gene encoding uncharacterized protein, with protein MEIWIHNEKDVTLWFFHGSVAQRVWEDFKERFDKSNLTRVYQLWAEVESLKQGTDSVTDYYSTMRDLWDELDMRISSPCYECVEAKSYISHLHQKRLLMFLMALNEAFTHVRSDILMKTETPIVNQAYSTVVQEESQHVLGVVESNKEPLTLLAGRGQHHKGKKPLLATTCEICGFKNHLTADCYRLVGYPPDFKSKIKPAQSGSYQIGTPGPYQTGMGNSRSTQQGSYQSCMGSSNELQT; from the exons ATGGAGATCTGGATACACAATGAGAAAGATGTAACACTGTGGTTTTTTCATGGATCAGTAGCACA GAGAGTCTGGGAGGATTTCAAAGAGAGATTTGATAAATCAAATCTCACAAGAGTTTATCAACTGTGGGCAGAAGTTGAAAGCCTGAAGCAAGGTACAGACTCTGTCACTGATTATTACTCTACGATGAGAGATCTCTGGGATGAATTGGATATGAGAATATCTTCTCCTTGCTATGAATGTGTTGAGGCTAAGTCATATATAAGTCATCTTCATCAGAAAAGGTTGTTAATGTTCTTAATGGCATTAAATGAAGCATTCACTCATGTGAGGAGTGATATTCTTATGAAAACAGAAACACCTATTGTAAATCAAGCCTATTCCACTGTAGTGCAAGAGGAGAGTCAACATGTACTAGGTGTTGTAGAATCCAACAAAGAACCTCTCACATTGTTAGCTGGAAGAGGGCAGCATCACAAAGGAAAGAAACCACTATTGGCGACTACATGTGAAATATGTGGATTTAAAAATCATCTCACTGCTGATTGTTATAGGTTGGTTGGATATCCACCTGATTTCAAGAGCAAGATAAAACCAGCGCAATCAGGTTCATATCAAATTGGAACACCAGGTCCTTATCAAACTGGAATGGGCAATTCCAGATCTACACAACAAGGTTCTTATCAGTCTTGTATGGGTAGTTCTAATGAACTTCAGACCTGA